A single region of the Pseudomonas sp. GGS8 genome encodes:
- the rbbA gene encoding ribosome-associated ATPase/putative transporter RbbA, whose amino-acid sequence MTGLALHATRLQHRYGEQHALADITLSLPTGTRCGLIGPDGAGKSSLLGLIAGVKTLQEGQLEVLGGSIQDRRHRNSLYSRIAFMPQGLGGNLYPDLSIRENIHFFATLFGLSKAESDQRMHSLLLATDLLRFAERPAGKLSGGMKQKLGLCCALIHEPDLLILDEPTTGVDPLSRRHFWELIDDVRRQRPQLTLLVATAYMEEAEQFEHCLMLDGGKLIAAGLSRALGAVTPSGKLDEAFTHFQGETGHDNPPLVIPPRTNATTDIAIQAHDLTLRFGDFTAVDKVSFAIGRGEIFGFLGSNGCGKTTTMKVLTGLIPASEGSATLLGNPVNAKDLATRKRVGFMSQSFSLYGELSVRQNLDLHARLFDLPKANSAQRIDELIQRFSLASVAHQPSGALPLGLRQRLSLAVAVLHRPEVLILDEPTSGVDPAARDDFWRLLIELSREQGVTIFLSTHFMNEAQRCDRISLMHAGKVLACDTPTALQQQFNGPTLEAAFVTCLEQAQGSVATAATPVPGDTTLAPTISMKNRRFSFGRLRALASREGKELLRDKVRLAFALLGAMLMMVIFGYGISLDAEKLAFAVYDQDQTPQSRAYLEAFRGSRYFDEQPPIDDPAQLHRRLQRSEIKLALEIPPGFGRDLFAGRQPTVAAWLDGGMPFRAETSRNYVEAVHQANLEQLADQSSPAPTRQAPAKLETRFRYNQDVVSVNAIGPGVMALILAFIPAMLTALGIVREKELGSITNFYATPLTRLEFLLGKQAPYLAVSLINLAVLTAMNRWLFGVPFKGSALTLAFGGLLYVLATTSMGLLISAFTRTQIAAILGTMIITSLPTIQFSGLIVPRSSLDGAAAVMGMLFPAGYFLDIAVGTFTKALDIRQLWPQCLALFGFFLGFTGLSLAMLKKQEV is encoded by the coding sequence ATGACCGGCCTGGCACTGCATGCCACCCGCCTTCAGCACCGCTATGGCGAACAGCATGCGCTGGCCGACATCACGCTCAGTCTGCCCACCGGCACTCGGTGCGGATTGATTGGCCCGGATGGCGCCGGTAAATCCAGCCTGCTGGGATTGATCGCCGGCGTGAAGACGCTACAGGAGGGCCAACTGGAAGTGCTCGGTGGCTCGATCCAGGACCGGCGCCACCGCAACAGCCTCTACTCGCGCATCGCGTTCATGCCTCAAGGTCTGGGTGGCAACCTGTACCCTGATCTGTCGATCCGCGAGAACATTCACTTCTTCGCCACACTGTTCGGGCTGTCCAAGGCCGAAAGCGATCAGCGCATGCACAGCCTGCTGCTGGCCACCGATCTACTGCGATTTGCCGAGCGCCCGGCCGGCAAGCTGTCGGGCGGAATGAAACAGAAGCTCGGACTCTGTTGCGCACTGATCCATGAGCCGGACTTGTTGATCCTCGATGAGCCGACTACTGGCGTCGATCCCTTGTCCCGACGGCATTTCTGGGAGTTGATTGATGACGTTCGGCGTCAACGCCCGCAACTGACGCTATTGGTCGCCACCGCGTACATGGAAGAGGCCGAGCAGTTCGAACACTGCCTGATGCTCGATGGCGGCAAGCTGATCGCCGCCGGTTTGAGCCGCGCCCTGGGGGCGGTAACCCCCAGCGGCAAGCTCGATGAAGCCTTCACCCACTTTCAGGGTGAAACCGGCCACGACAACCCACCGCTAGTGATCCCTCCCCGAACCAACGCTACGACCGACATTGCTATTCAGGCCCATGACCTGACCCTGCGCTTCGGCGATTTCACGGCGGTGGACAAGGTCAGCTTCGCCATCGGCCGCGGCGAAATTTTCGGGTTTCTGGGCTCCAACGGTTGCGGCAAAACCACCACCATGAAAGTGCTCACCGGACTGATCCCGGCCAGCGAAGGCAGTGCCACGCTGCTGGGCAATCCGGTGAACGCCAAGGATCTGGCTACCCGCAAGCGCGTCGGCTTCATGTCTCAGAGCTTCTCGCTCTATGGCGAGCTCAGCGTGCGGCAGAACCTGGACCTGCATGCACGACTGTTCGATCTGCCCAAGGCCAACAGCGCTCAGCGCATTGACGAGTTGATCCAGCGCTTCAGCCTGGCCAGTGTCGCCCATCAGCCGTCCGGTGCATTGCCGCTGGGTCTGCGTCAACGGTTATCCCTGGCGGTCGCGGTGCTGCACCGCCCGGAAGTGCTGATCCTCGACGAACCCACCTCCGGCGTCGACCCGGCGGCGCGGGACGACTTCTGGCGACTGCTGATCGAACTGTCCCGCGAACAGGGCGTGACGATTTTCCTGTCCACCCATTTCATGAACGAAGCCCAGCGCTGCGACCGCATCTCATTGATGCACGCAGGCAAGGTACTGGCTTGTGACACCCCGACAGCACTGCAACAGCAGTTCAACGGCCCGACACTTGAGGCTGCATTCGTCACCTGCCTGGAACAGGCTCAGGGCTCGGTCGCAACAGCGGCGACACCAGTGCCCGGCGACACAACGCTCGCCCCCACCATCTCGATGAAAAACCGCCGCTTCAGCTTTGGACGGCTGCGGGCACTGGCGAGTCGTGAAGGCAAGGAACTGCTGCGCGATAAAGTACGTTTGGCCTTCGCTCTGCTCGGGGCGATGCTCATGATGGTGATTTTCGGCTACGGCATTTCCCTGGACGCGGAGAAACTCGCCTTCGCGGTCTACGACCAGGACCAGACCCCACAAAGCCGGGCTTATCTGGAGGCCTTCCGCGGCTCCCGTTACTTCGATGAGCAGCCCCCCATAGACGATCCGGCGCAGTTGCATCGACGATTGCAACGCTCGGAAATCAAATTGGCGTTGGAGATCCCCCCGGGATTCGGCCGAGATCTGTTCGCCGGTCGCCAACCCACAGTGGCGGCCTGGCTCGACGGCGGTATGCCGTTTCGCGCTGAAACCAGCCGCAACTATGTGGAAGCGGTACACCAGGCCAACCTGGAGCAATTGGCGGATCAGTCCAGTCCAGCACCGACCCGGCAAGCGCCAGCCAAACTGGAAACCCGTTTCCGCTACAACCAGGATGTCGTCAGCGTCAATGCCATCGGCCCTGGGGTGATGGCGCTGATTCTGGCGTTCATCCCGGCCATGCTGACTGCGCTGGGCATCGTGCGGGAGAAAGAACTGGGCTCAATCACCAACTTCTACGCCACACCGCTGACCCGCCTGGAGTTCCTGCTGGGTAAACAGGCACCGTATCTGGCCGTCAGCCTGATCAATCTTGCCGTCCTGACAGCCATGAACCGCTGGCTGTTCGGCGTGCCTTTCAAGGGCAGCGCACTGACCCTGGCCTTCGGCGGACTGCTCTACGTGCTGGCGACTACCAGCATGGGCCTGTTGATTTCGGCGTTCACCCGAACCCAGATCGCCGCCATTCTCGGCACCATGATCATCACCAGTCTGCCGACCATCCAGTTTTCCGGTTTGATCGTGCCACGCTCGTCCTTAGATGGTGCGGCCGCGGTCATGGGGATGCTGTTTCCGGCGGGCTACTTTCTCGATATCGCTGTCGGCACCTTTACCAAGGCCCTGGATATCCGGCAGTTGTGGCCGCAATGCCTGGCGCTGTTCGGGTTCTTTCTCGGGTTCACCGGGCTCAGCCTGGCCATGCTGAAAAAGCAGGAGGTCTGA
- a CDS encoding HlyD family secretion protein, with the protein MSTHSRSSLFFVFLLGALLLAAGGVGYWRSTVNRLPEGLYVGNGRLEATEVQIASKTPGRLAEVLVDEGDKVTQGQLLARMDTRTLEAQRNQAEAEVIRARENLSAAQANVQLRQSEQLLAQQELKRSQALFNRGFASGQIIDQQQSRFDTANAAVTAARAQVSAVGAAIGAAQAQVAQLTSEIDDSSLRAPIDGIIQLRMAEPGEVLGAGGRVLLLIDPNDQYMNLYLAASVAGRLVVGDEARILLDALPDQPLPAKISFVAAKSQFTPKEVETRDERQKLVFRVKLRLTRPSAVPQAKPGMPGNGYVRTAPIGWPANLQ; encoded by the coding sequence ATGTCGACGCACAGCCGCTCTTCGCTTTTCTTCGTTTTTTTACTGGGGGCTTTGCTACTGGCCGCCGGGGGGGTTGGTTATTGGCGGTCGACCGTTAACCGACTGCCCGAAGGGTTGTACGTGGGCAATGGTCGACTTGAAGCCACAGAAGTGCAGATCGCCAGCAAAACACCCGGTCGATTGGCTGAAGTGCTGGTGGACGAAGGCGACAAGGTAACTCAGGGTCAACTGTTGGCCCGCATGGACACCCGAACCCTCGAAGCCCAGCGCAACCAGGCTGAAGCTGAAGTGATACGTGCCCGGGAAAATCTTTCCGCGGCACAGGCCAATGTGCAACTGCGCCAGAGCGAACAATTGCTTGCCCAGCAAGAGCTCAAGCGCTCCCAGGCGTTGTTCAATCGCGGTTTCGCCAGTGGCCAGATCATCGACCAACAGCAGTCACGCTTCGACACCGCCAACGCCGCCGTTACTGCGGCCCGCGCCCAGGTGTCCGCCGTCGGCGCAGCCATTGGCGCGGCGCAGGCACAAGTGGCTCAGTTAACCAGCGAGATCGACGACAGCAGCTTGCGGGCCCCTATCGACGGGATAATTCAGCTTCGCATGGCCGAACCCGGAGAAGTGCTCGGCGCCGGTGGGCGAGTGTTGCTGCTGATTGACCCGAACGATCAATACATGAACCTCTATCTTGCAGCGTCCGTCGCCGGACGCCTGGTGGTCGGCGATGAAGCACGGATCCTGCTGGACGCCCTGCCCGACCAGCCATTGCCGGCAAAAATCAGCTTCGTGGCGGCCAAATCGCAGTTCACCCCCAAAGAAGTCGAGACCCGCGACGAACGTCAGAAACTGGTGTTTCGGGTCAAGCTACGCCTGACCCGCCCCAGCGCCGTGCCCCAGGCCAAACCGGGGATGCCCGGCAACGGCTACGTGCGCACCGCTCCCATTGGCTGGCCGGCCAATCTTCAATGA
- a CDS encoding EVE domain-containing protein, translated as MAYWLMKSEPDELSIKDLEKLGQARWDGVRNYQARNFLRAMTVGDEFFFYHSSCPEPGIAGIGKIVEAAYPDPTALEPESHYFDPKASAEKNAWSAIDVAHVETFPRVLKLDYLKQQTALAEMPLVQKGSRLSVMPVTAEQWVAVLDLR; from the coding sequence ATGGCGTATTGGCTGATGAAATCCGAGCCCGACGAACTCTCCATCAAAGACCTGGAGAAGCTTGGCCAAGCGCGCTGGGACGGGGTTCGTAACTACCAGGCACGCAACTTTTTACGGGCCATGACGGTGGGCGATGAGTTTTTCTTCTATCACTCCAGCTGCCCGGAGCCGGGGATTGCCGGGATCGGCAAGATTGTCGAGGCGGCGTATCCGGACCCGACGGCGCTGGAGCCCGAGAGTCATTACTTCGATCCGAAGGCCTCTGCCGAGAAAAACGCCTGGAGCGCGATCGATGTCGCTCACGTCGAGACGTTTCCCAGGGTACTGAAGCTCGACTATCTGAAACAGCAAACGGCGCTGGCCGAAATGCCGCTGGTACAGAAAGGCTCGCGGCTGTCGGTGATGCCGGTGACAGCCGAGCAATGGGTAGCGGTGCTTGATCTGCGCTAA
- a CDS encoding 5-formyltetrahydrofolate cyclo-ligase — MTEPALLPRPQLRRMLRKARRALTPCQQREAARGLYKQLAQHPLFRRAKHISLYLPTDGEIDPRLLMRAAQRRGKATYLPVLSAWPRTKMVFQRIRPGEKFRPNRFRIPEPRHNLARQRKVWALDLVLLPLVGFDDVGGRLGMGGGFYDRSLAYLARRKNWRKPTLLGLAHECQKVQRLAQASWDVPLQGTVTDKEWYFAG, encoded by the coding sequence ATGACCGAACCTGCGCTGCTGCCCCGCCCGCAACTTCGACGCATGCTGCGCAAGGCCCGCCGCGCACTGACCCCCTGTCAGCAACGCGAAGCCGCTCGCGGGCTGTATAAACAATTGGCCCAGCACCCGCTGTTCCGCCGCGCAAAACACATCTCCCTGTACCTGCCCACCGACGGTGAAATCGATCCGCGCCTGCTGATGCGTGCCGCGCAACGTCGGGGCAAAGCCACGTACCTGCCGGTACTCAGCGCCTGGCCACGAACCAAAATGGTGTTCCAGCGGATTCGCCCCGGTGAAAAGTTCAGACCCAACCGTTTCCGCATTCCCGAACCACGGCACAACCTCGCCCGGCAACGCAAGGTCTGGGCGCTGGATCTGGTGTTGCTGCCGTTGGTGGGGTTTGATGATGTCGGCGGACGCCTGGGTATGGGCGGCGGCTTCTACGACCGAAGCCTGGCGTACCTGGCGCGTCGCAAGAACTGGCGCAAGCCGACGCTGCTGGGCTTGGCCCATGAATGTCAGAAGGTTCAACGATTGGCTCAGGCGAGCTGGGATGTACCGTTGCAGGGCACGGTCACTGACAAGGAGTGGTATTTCGCGGGCTAG
- a CDS encoding cell division protein ZapA, giving the protein MSSSNSVTVQILDKEYSIICPQEERSNLISAARYLDGKMREIRSSGKVIGADRIAVMAALNITHDLLHKEERPDVQASGSTREQVRDLLDRVDLVLSTDPDVTKG; this is encoded by the coding sequence ATGAGTTCAAGTAATAGCGTTACTGTGCAGATCCTCGATAAAGAATATTCGATCATCTGCCCCCAGGAAGAGCGCAGCAATCTGATCAGCGCCGCCCGCTATCTGGACGGCAAGATGCGCGAAATCCGCAGCAGCGGCAAAGTCATCGGTGCCGACCGCATTGCCGTGATGGCTGCGCTGAACATCACGCACGATCTTCTGCACAAGGAAGAACGCCCGGATGTGCAGGCCAGCGGCTCGACCCGCGAGCAGGTTCGCGATCTGCTGGACCGCGTCGATCTGGTGCTGTCGACCGATCCGGATGTCACCAAGGGCTGA
- a CDS encoding TIGR02449 family protein, with translation MEDTDLQALMARLELLITRVEQLKSQNALLLAQEKTWREERAHLIEKNEIARRKVESMISRLKALEQDS, from the coding sequence ATGGAAGACACCGACCTGCAAGCGCTGATGGCCAGACTTGAATTGCTGATTACCCGAGTCGAGCAACTTAAGAGTCAAAACGCACTCTTACTAGCTCAGGAAAAGACCTGGCGCGAGGAACGCGCGCACCTCATTGAAAAAAATGAAATCGCCCGGCGTAAGGTCGAATCGATGATTTCGCGCCTCAAGGCCCTGGAGCAAGACTCATGA
- a CDS encoding YecA family protein has protein sequence MPIQNSPYQAFATLLSTSGHPVSPAELHGLLLGRSCAGAGFDADSWLADAAELLEGEPQDNVRNALIGLQEMVKGELTSDDMTVVLLLPSDDAPLTERAAALGQWCQGFLTGFGLTRREYALSAEAAEVLQDLAAISQVQDALEESDDGESDYMEVMEYLRVAPLLLFTETKKTDEAAAKPSLH, from the coding sequence ATGCCCATTCAGAATTCTCCGTACCAAGCCTTCGCCACCCTGCTGAGCACCAGCGGCCATCCCGTCTCGCCTGCCGAGCTACACGGCCTGCTACTCGGTCGCAGTTGCGCCGGTGCCGGTTTCGATGCCGACAGCTGGCTGGCAGACGCCGCCGAGCTGCTCGAAGGCGAGCCGCAAGACAACGTTCGCAACGCCTTGATCGGCCTGCAAGAAATGGTCAAGGGCGAGCTTACCAGCGACGACATGACCGTTGTTCTGCTGCTGCCGAGCGACGACGCGCCGCTCACCGAGCGCGCGGCCGCGCTGGGCCAGTGGTGCCAGGGCTTCCTTACCGGCTTCGGTTTGACCCGTCGCGAATATGCCCTCAGCGCTGAAGCGGCTGAAGTGCTGCAGGATCTGGCCGCCATTTCTCAGGTGCAAGACGCCCTGGAAGAGTCCGACGATGGCGAAAGCGACTACATGGAAGTCATGGAGTACCTGCGCGTCGCACCGTTGCTGCTGTTCACTGAAACCAAGAAAACCGACGAAGCAGCCGCCAAACCGTCGTTGCATTAA
- the pepP gene encoding Xaa-Pro aminopeptidase, with amino-acid sequence MIHIPKSEYSRRRKALMAQMEPNSIAILPAAAVAIRNRDVEHVYRQDSDFQYLSGFPEPQAVIVLIPGREHGEYILFCRERNAERELWDGLRAGQEGAIRDYGADDAFPITDIDDILPGLIEGRDRVYSAMGSNPEFDRHLMDWINVIRSKAHLGAQPPNEFVALDHLLHDMRLYKSAAEVKVMREAARISAQAHTRAMQASRAGLHEFSLEAELDYEFRKGGAKMPAYGSIVAAGRNSCILHYQQNDAVLKDGDLVLIDAGCEIDCYASDITRTWPVNGKYSPEQKAIYELVLASQEAAFAEIAPNKHWNQAHEATVRVITAGLVTLGLLQGDVDELIASEAYKAFYMHRAGHWLGMDVHDVGEYKVGGEWRVLEVGMALTVEPGIYIAPDNQNVAKKWRGIGVRIEDDVVVTKTGCEILTNDVPRTVAEIEALMAAARTQAA; translated from the coding sequence ATGATTCATATCCCGAAATCGGAATACAGCCGTCGCCGCAAGGCCTTGATGGCGCAGATGGAACCCAACAGCATCGCCATCCTGCCCGCCGCCGCGGTTGCCATTCGCAACCGTGACGTCGAGCACGTTTACCGTCAGGACAGCGACTTCCAGTACCTCAGTGGCTTTCCCGAGCCTCAGGCCGTTATCGTTTTGATTCCCGGTCGCGAACATGGCGAGTACATCCTGTTCTGCCGTGAACGCAATGCCGAGCGCGAGCTGTGGGACGGCCTGCGCGCCGGCCAGGAAGGCGCAATCCGTGATTACGGCGCCGACGACGCTTTTCCCATCACCGACATTGATGACATCCTGCCGGGTCTGATCGAAGGCCGCGACCGGGTGTATTCGGCCATGGGCAGCAACCCGGAATTCGATCGACACCTGATGGACTGGATCAACGTGATCCGCTCTAAAGCGCACCTCGGCGCCCAGCCGCCGAACGAATTCGTTGCCCTGGATCATCTGCTGCACGACATGCGCCTGTATAAATCGGCGGCAGAAGTGAAGGTGATGCGCGAAGCCGCGCGGATTTCCGCTCAGGCCCATACTCGGGCGATGCAGGCCAGCCGTGCCGGTTTGCATGAGTTCAGCCTCGAAGCCGAGCTCGATTACGAATTCCGCAAGGGCGGGGCGAAGATGCCGGCCTATGGTTCGATCGTCGCCGCCGGGCGCAACAGTTGCATCCTGCATTACCAGCAGAATGACGCGGTGCTCAAGGACGGCGATCTGGTGCTGATTGACGCTGGTTGCGAGATCGACTGCTACGCCAGCGATATCACCCGCACCTGGCCAGTCAACGGCAAGTATTCACCGGAACAGAAGGCGATCTACGAGCTGGTGCTGGCTTCCCAGGAAGCGGCGTTTGCCGAAATCGCACCGAACAAACACTGGAACCAGGCGCATGAAGCCACGGTTCGGGTCATTACCGCGGGTCTTGTGACGTTGGGCCTGCTGCAGGGCGATGTCGATGAACTGATCGCCAGCGAAGCCTACAAGGCGTTTTACATGCACCGCGCCGGCCACTGGCTGGGCATGGATGTGCATGACGTCGGCGAGTACAAGGTGGGTGGTGAGTGGCGCGTGCTGGAAGTCGGCATGGCGCTGACAGTCGAGCCAGGCATCTACATTGCCCCGGACAACCAGAACGTGGCGAAGAAATGGCGCGGCATTGGCGTGCGCATCGAGGACGACGTGGTAGTCACCAAAACCGGTTGTGAAATCCTGACGAACGACGTGCCGAGAACGGTCGCCGAGATCGAGGCCTTGATGGCCGCCGCACGGACACAAGCGGCATGA
- the ubiH gene encoding 2-octaprenyl-6-methoxyphenyl hydroxylase, translating into MSRVNLAIIGGGLVGASLALALQAGAKARGWKIVLIEPFAPGDTYQPSYDARSSALSFGARQIYQRLGVWQEISRRAEPIKQIHVSDRGRFSTARLSAMEEGVPALGYVVENAWLGQCLWHSLDKDVINWRCPAEVTGMEPLTDGYRLTLNDETLVECDLAVLADGGRSGLREQLGIGIKKRPYNQSALIANITPSEAHNGMAFERFTDDGPMALLPLPENRCALVWTRLGMDAQRLVALDDRSFLSELQGVFGYRLGTLKQVGARNLYPLSLIEAEEQVRPHLAILGNAAHSLHPIAGQGFNLSLRDAQALADTLLGSETALGDFTTLQAYRERQRLDQNLTVGFSDQVTRLFGSTQPLVSLGRNIGLLGLDLLPPAKRWFARQAMGLGTRPDV; encoded by the coding sequence ATGAGTCGAGTCAATCTGGCAATCATCGGCGGTGGCCTGGTTGGCGCCAGCCTGGCATTGGCGTTGCAGGCCGGGGCCAAGGCTCGTGGCTGGAAGATCGTGCTGATCGAACCCTTTGCCCCTGGCGACACCTATCAGCCGAGTTATGACGCTCGCTCTTCGGCGTTGTCGTTCGGCGCCCGGCAGATTTATCAGCGGTTGGGCGTGTGGCAGGAAATCTCCCGCCGCGCCGAGCCGATCAAACAAATTCATGTCTCCGACCGTGGGCGTTTTTCCACGGCGCGGTTGTCGGCGATGGAAGAGGGGGTTCCGGCGCTGGGTTATGTGGTGGAAAACGCCTGGCTCGGCCAATGCCTCTGGCACAGTCTGGACAAGGACGTGATCAATTGGCGTTGCCCGGCGGAGGTCACCGGCATGGAACCGCTGACTGACGGCTATCGCCTGACGCTCAACGATGAAACCCTGGTGGAATGCGACCTCGCGGTGTTGGCCGATGGCGGCCGTTCGGGCCTGCGTGAGCAGCTGGGTATCGGCATCAAGAAACGCCCGTACAACCAGAGCGCGCTGATCGCCAATATCACCCCGAGCGAAGCGCACAACGGCATGGCCTTCGAGCGCTTCACCGACGATGGCCCAATGGCTTTGTTGCCGCTGCCGGAAAACCGCTGCGCCTTGGTCTGGACCCGTCTGGGCATGGACGCGCAACGACTGGTAGCCCTTGATGACCGCAGCTTTCTCAGCGAGTTGCAGGGCGTGTTCGGTTATCGCCTCGGCACGCTGAAACAGGTCGGAGCGCGCAATTTGTATCCGTTGTCGCTGATCGAAGCCGAGGAGCAAGTTCGCCCGCATCTGGCGATCCTCGGCAACGCCGCGCACAGCCTGCACCCGATTGCCGGGCAAGGCTTCAACCTGTCCCTGCGCGATGCCCAGGCCTTGGCCGACACTTTGTTGGGCAGCGAGACCGCGCTTGGCGATTTCACCACCTTGCAGGCTTATCGCGAGCGCCAGCGTCTGGACCAGAACTTGACCGTGGGTTTCTCCGATCAGGTCACCCGATTGTTCGGCAGCACCCAGCCGCTGGTTTCCCTGGGCCGCAACATCGGCCTGCTCGGCCTTGATCTGCTGCCGCCGGCCAAGCGCTGGTTCGCCCGACAGGCCATGGGCCTGGGTACACGTCCAGATGTTTAA
- a CDS encoding 2-octaprenyl-3-methyl-6-methoxy-1,4-benzoquinol hydroxylase yields the protein MRADLLIVGAGMVGSALALALQNSGLEVLLLDGSPLSVKPFDGQAPFEPRVSALSAASQRILERLGVWDGIANRRSSPYTDMHVWDGSGTGKIHFSATSVHAEVLGHIVENRVVQDALLDRLHDCDLGMLANARLEQMRRSGDDWLLTLADGRTLRAPLVIAADGANSAVRRLTGVATREWDYMHHAIVTSVRSAKPHQMTAWQRFTDNGPLAFLPLERDGQQDWCSIVWSTTPSEAERLMALDDEGFCKELERAFEGCLGTVLSADPRLCVPLRQRHAKRYVAEGLALIGDAAHTIHPLAGQGVNLGFLDAAVLAEVLLQAAARGERLADVKVLSRYERRRMPHNLALMAAMEGFERLFQADPLPVRWLRNTGLKMVDQMPEAKALFVREALGLIGDLPALAKA from the coding sequence ATGCGCGCAGATCTGCTGATTGTCGGGGCCGGAATGGTCGGCAGCGCCCTGGCGTTGGCGTTACAAAACAGCGGGCTCGAAGTCCTGCTGCTGGACGGCAGCCCCCTGAGCGTCAAACCCTTCGATGGCCAGGCGCCGTTCGAACCACGGGTAAGCGCCTTGTCGGCGGCCAGCCAGCGAATACTCGAACGCTTGGGCGTCTGGGACGGCATCGCCAATCGGCGCAGCAGCCCCTACACCGACATGCACGTCTGGGACGGCAGCGGCACCGGGAAAATCCATTTCTCGGCGACCAGCGTACATGCTGAAGTGCTCGGGCATATCGTCGAGAACCGCGTGGTTCAGGATGCTTTGCTCGACCGGCTGCACGACTGCGACCTCGGGATGCTGGCCAATGCGCGTCTGGAGCAGATGCGCCGCTCCGGTGACGACTGGCTGCTGACCCTGGCCGATGGCCGCACCTTGCGGGCGCCGTTGGTGATCGCGGCGGATGGCGCCAACTCGGCGGTGCGGCGCCTGACTGGCGTTGCGACCCGTGAGTGGGATTACATGCACCACGCGATCGTCACCAGTGTGCGCAGCGCCAAACCGCATCAGATGACCGCGTGGCAGCGTTTCACCGACAACGGCCCGCTGGCGTTTTTGCCCCTGGAACGGGACGGTCAGCAGGATTGGTGCTCGATCGTCTGGTCGACCACGCCGAGTGAAGCCGAACGCCTGATGGCGCTGGACGACGAAGGCTTCTGCAAAGAACTGGAGCGGGCCTTTGAAGGCTGCCTCGGCACGGTGCTCAGTGCCGACCCGCGTCTGTGCGTGCCGCTGCGTCAGCGTCATGCCAAGCGTTACGTGGCTGAAGGCCTGGCGTTGATCGGCGATGCGGCCCACACCATTCATCCGCTGGCCGGGCAGGGCGTGAACCTCGGTTTCCTCGATGCTGCGGTATTGGCCGAAGTGTTGCTGCAAGCGGCCGCGCGGGGTGAACGGTTGGCGGATGTGAAAGTGCTCAGTCGCTACGAACGTCGGCGCATGCCCCACAACCTGGCGTTGATGGCGGCGATGGAAGGGTTCGAACGGCTGTTCCAGGCCGATCCATTGCCGGTGCGCTGGTTGCGCAATACCGGGTTGAAGATGGTCGACCAGATGCCCGAGGCCAAGGCGTTGTTCGTGCGCGAAGCGCTTGGGTTGATCGGGGATCTACCGGCGTTGGCCAAGGCCTGA
- a CDS encoding extracellular solute-binding protein, whose protein sequence is MLAPKRLLTALALTLIGSTAAQAADEVVVYSSRIDELIKPVFDAYTQKTGVQVKFITDKEAPLMQRIKAEGENATADLLLTVDAGNLWQAEQMGILQPFTSKVIDANIPLQYRASSHAWTGLSLRARTIAYSTDRVKPGELTTYEALADKQWEGRLCLRTAKKVYNQSLTATMIEVHGAEKTEKILKGWVNNLSTDVFSDDIAVLEAINAGQCDVGIVNTYYYGRLHKQKPDLPVKLFWPNQGDRGVHVNLSGIGLTKHAPHPEAAKALVEWMTTPEAQKIFADVNQEFPANPAVQPSAEVASWGKFVADTLPVEIAGKRQAEAIRMMDRVGWN, encoded by the coding sequence ATGTTGGCCCCCAAGCGTCTACTGACCGCACTGGCCCTGACCCTGATTGGCAGCACCGCCGCCCAGGCCGCCGACGAGGTGGTGGTTTACTCCTCGCGTATCGATGAACTGATCAAACCGGTCTTCGATGCCTACACCCAGAAAACCGGTGTGCAGGTGAAGTTCATTACCGACAAGGAAGCGCCGTTGATGCAGCGGATCAAGGCCGAAGGCGAAAACGCCACCGCCGACCTGCTGCTGACCGTCGATGCCGGCAACCTCTGGCAGGCCGAGCAGATGGGCATCCTCCAGCCGTTCACTTCCAAGGTGATCGACGCCAACATTCCGCTGCAATATCGCGCGTCGTCCCATGCCTGGACCGGCCTGAGCCTGCGGGCGCGCACCATCGCCTACTCCACCGACCGGGTGAAACCCGGTGAGCTGACCACCTACGAGGCGCTGGCCGACAAGCAGTGGGAAGGCCGCCTGTGCCTGCGCACGGCGAAGAAGGTCTACAACCAGTCCCTGACCGCCACCATGATCGAAGTCCATGGCGCCGAGAAAACCGAGAAGATCCTCAAGGGCTGGGTCAACAACCTGTCCACCGATGTGTTCTCCGACGACATCGCTGTGCTGGAAGCGATCAATGCCGGTCAGTGCGACGTCGGCATCGTCAACACTTACTACTACGGCCGTCTGCACAAGCAGAAGCCGGACCTGCCGGTAAAACTGTTCTGGCCGAATCAGGGCGACCGTGGCGTGCACGTCAACCTGTCGGGCATTGGCCTGACCAAGCATGCACCGCACCCGGAAGCTGCCAAAGCTTTGGTGGAGTGGATGACCACACCTGAGGCGCAGAAGATTTTCGCTGACGTGAACCAGGAGTTCCCGGCCAACCCTGCTGTTCAGCCTTCAGCTGAAGTCGCGAGCTGGGGCAAGTTCGTGGCTGATACGTTGCCGGTGGAAATCGCCGGCAAGCGTCAGGCTGAAGCGATCCGGATGATGGACCGGGTCGGCTGGAACTGA